The following nucleotide sequence is from Thermococcus sp..
TTGTTGAATACCCGTCCCTAGTTAAGGACTACGGTTCCTTCAGGCTTGAGGCGGATGGAGGAGAGCTCTACGTTGGTGAGGTCGTCGGAATAGTCGGCCCAAACGGAATCGGTAAGACAACCTTCGTGAAGATGCTTGCTGGAGTCGAAAAACCAACTGAAGGAGAAGTTGACTGGTCGCTGACAGTTAGTTACAAGCCCCAGCACATAAAGGCAGACTACGAGGGAACTGTTTACGAGCTTTTGAGTAAAATCGACGCAAGCAAGCTGATGAGCAGTTTCTACAAGAGCGAGCTCCTCAACCCACTGGGTATTCCTGAACTCTACGACAAGAGCGTTAATGAGCTCTCCGGCGGTGAACTCCAGAGGGTTGCTATAACGGCCTGTCTGATAAGGGACGCTGACCTCTACCTCCTCGACGAGCCTTCCGCCCATCTTGACGTTGAGCAGAGGCTGGCAGTTTCAAAGGCGATACGCTCGCTCATGGCCAAGAATGAGAAAACGGCTTTGATAGTCGAGCACGACGTAATGATGGTTGACTACGTGAGCGACAGACTAATCGTCTTCGAGGGACAGCCGGGCAGGTTTGGTAGGGCGAGCAAGCCGATGGGTATGCGCGAGGGCATGAACAGGTTTTTGGCTTCGGTAGGAATAACCTTCAGACGCGACCCAGACACTGGAAGACCAAGGGCCAACAAAGAGGGAAGCGTTAAGGACAGGGAGCAGAAGGAGAGGGGTGAGTACTACTACACCTAAAGGCTTTTCTTTTCTTCCGACAACTTTTTCCGGTGGGAGCATGAAGCCCGGAAAACTTCCCCCCGAGCTTCTGAAAAAGCTCGTTCTTTCGAGAGTTCCTTCGAAGGGAAAGGGAGTCATTCTCGGCCCCGGTGTTGGGATAGATAGCTCTGCAATGAACGTCGATGGAACGCTCGTTGCATCAAGCGACCCGATAACTGGCGCAACTAGGAGGATAGGCTTCTACGCGGTTCACGTTAACGCAAACGACGTTGCTGTCATGGGAGCTGAACCGAGGTGGTTTCTGGTCACGGTACTCCTGCCCGAGGGTTCCAGCGAGGAACTTTTGGAGGAGATAATCAAGGAGATATCCCAAGAGGCTGAGAAACTCGGCGTTGCCGTCGTTGGTGGTCACACTGAGGTGACGCTCGGCCTCGACAGGCCGATAGTGGTCGGGACGATGCTCGGCGAAGCGGAAAAACTCGTCAGGCCCGATGGGGCAAAGCCCGGGGACGCAATAGTGATGACGAAGTGGGCGGGTCTTGAGGGCACCTCAATAATAGCCGAGGAACTTCGCGAAAGGCTTTTCCCCATTCTTGGCGAAGAACTTCTAGAGAGGGCCTCGACTCTTATCGATTACCTCAGCATTCTGCCCGAGGCCCGGATTCTCAGGAATGTTGCAA
It contains:
- a CDS encoding AIR synthase family protein produces the protein MKPGKLPPELLKKLVLSRVPSKGKGVILGPGVGIDSSAMNVDGTLVASSDPITGATRRIGFYAVHVNANDVAVMGAEPRWFLVTVLLPEGSSEELLEEIIKEISQEAEKLGVAVVGGHTEVTLGLDRPIVVGTMLGEAEKLVRPDGAKPGDAIVMTKWAGLEGTSIIAEELRERLFPILGEELLERASTLIDYLSILPEARILRNVANAMHDPTEGGILNGLHEIADASSLGFRVYVDRIPIREETKTLCNYLGINPLALISSGVLLASVPRDLAKKTVEELLSRGITASIIGEFLAEDKRIIVENSEERPAWRPESDELWKVV